In Ancalomicrobiaceae bacterium S20, the following proteins share a genomic window:
- the groES gene encoding co-chaperone GroES → MAFRPLHDRVVVKRIEAEQKTAGGIIIPDTAKEKPQEGEIVAVGSGARDDSGKLVPLDVKVGDRVLFGKWSGTEVKIDGQDLLIMKESDIMGVIEATASAKKAA, encoded by the coding sequence ATGGCATTCCGTCCGCTCCACGACCGCGTCGTCGTCAAGCGCATCGAGGCCGAGCAGAAGACCGCCGGCGGCATCATCATCCCGGATACGGCGAAGGAGAAGCCGCAGGAGGGTGAGATCGTGGCCGTCGGCTCCGGCGCCCGCGACGACAGCGGCAAGCTCGTCCCCCTCGACGTCAAGGTCGGCGACCGGGTTCTGTTCGGCAAGTGGTCCGGCACCGAGGTCAAGATCGACGGCCAGGATCTCCTGATCATGAAGGAGAGCGACATCATGGGCGTCATCGAGGCGACCGCCTCGGCCAAGAAGGCCGCCTGA
- a CDS encoding class I SAM-dependent methyltransferase — translation MNDLADRIIEIYRDHGAAWDAGRGRSLFERVWLDRFRALLPDGGAVLDLGCGGADPIARYFIERGFAVTGIDTSPALLDRARERFPGHRWIFADMRDLRLIERFNGILAWNSFFHLRGDDQRRMFDVFQRHAAPGAALMFTSGPAEGEAIGALDGERLFHASLDPSEYRALLDRHGFDVVMHVAEDPDCAGHTVWLARAR, via the coding sequence ATGAACGACCTGGCCGATCGGATCATCGAGATCTACCGCGACCACGGCGCCGCCTGGGACGCCGGTCGCGGCCGCAGCCTGTTCGAAAGGGTCTGGCTCGACCGCTTCCGGGCGCTGTTGCCGGACGGGGGCGCCGTCCTGGATCTCGGCTGCGGCGGCGCCGATCCGATCGCGCGCTATTTCATCGAGCGCGGCTTCGCTGTGACCGGGATCGATACCTCGCCCGCCCTTCTCGATCGCGCCCGCGAACGCTTTCCCGGTCATCGCTGGATCTTCGCCGACATGCGCGACCTTCGCCTCATCGAGCGATTCAACGGCATTCTCGCCTGGAACAGCTTCTTTCACCTGCGCGGCGACGACCAGCGGCGGATGTTCGACGTCTTCCAGCGCCATGCCGCGCCCGGAGCTGCGCTCATGTTCACCAGCGGGCCCGCTGAAGGCGAAGCGATCGGCGCGCTCGACGGCGAACGGCTGTTTCATGCCAGTCTCGATCCGAGCGAGTACCGCGCCCTTCTAGACCGCCACGGCTTCGATGTCGTGATGCATGTCGCCGAGGATCCGGACTGCGCCGGCCACACGGTCTGGCTGGCGCGCGCTCGCTGA
- a CDS encoding usg protein — MRERQVDSAFQRQLEGYGLTTAHILYRLPDHPAILQSYLWQEYDLAPKFPELERFLDFWERELAGPIHSVEVAHKKLVGPNEWKSVAGVYRLH, encoded by the coding sequence ATGCGCGAAAGACAGGTTGATTCCGCATTCCAGCGTCAGCTCGAAGGCTACGGCCTCACCACCGCCCATATCCTCTACCGCCTGCCGGACCATCCCGCGATCCTGCAATCCTACCTCTGGCAAGAGTACGATCTGGCACCGAAATTCCCCGAACTGGAGCGCTTCCTCGATTTCTGGGAGCGCGAGCTCGCCGGGCCGATCCATTCGGTCGAAGTGGCTCACAAGAAACTTGTCGGCCCGAACGAATGGAAGTCGGTCGCCGGCGTCTATCGCCTGCATTGA